The following nucleotide sequence is from Sphaeramia orbicularis chromosome 24, fSphaOr1.1, whole genome shotgun sequence.
aagcaaagaaacatatatttaaaacgcaatgtcagaaagtgataaactgtgcgaaaactatggaataagaacatttttaatgcagctaatctgatgttttgtcacatattaaccctttcatgtatactggtcactacagtggacagctattctacagctgttttcttatatattcatggatttcttttttttttttctttttttttttcttttttttaaatacacatctttattaaagttttaacacattcatatcttttctgacatgaattggtaacattgtgtagatctcccctgagtataaatcccccagaatcacaagccccccatAGTTTtgacgcaatttatcagtaaatacatgtttctttgtttcaaaaatttatGAACGCatggtttttttttgcaactttatgaaaaaaaggttaataagaacatgttatgtattattattattattattattattattattattattagtagtagtagtagtagtagtagtatgttttttattttaatttttttaaacttaatttttttatattatttatttatttatttaatatatttatttattttttttttcattacaaaatttttaatcatattgtttttttcatgcctaaagaggaataaaaacattcaggaaaaaaaaaaaatcttgattaaggttctcataattcgtgaatgaaagggttaaagtactctaatactagttattactcacttcatggagataatatgcaaaaaaacaaaaaaacaaaaaaacaaaactattaattacagtctaataacaattagcaattgatttactctctaacatgttactgcagtcagatcaggtttattaagagcaggaaagttacagtaatggtatgaatgtcagtttaatggatggtgcatgagcatccactgtgttggctgatatggaactaaaaataacaaaacccatgaatatacaagagaacagctggagaagaactgaccactgaaatgaccactatgcatgaaagggttaaactgtaaaatatatctaaatcatatattttttttaaaaatcatttaatACTTTGCTTTAAAATTCATCACCGGAAGTGGCCCAGTTGAATGCTGCGTAACTTGACGTGACGCGCACTTCAACGCCAACTTTCCTAGAGCGCACAGGCGCACTGTACACTGACAAACACGGCTGGGATTGAGAAGACTTGGCGCTGCAGTCACAGTCACCCACCTCACAAGAAAATCTTAGAATTTTGTCAACTGAGCGGAACCCAGAAGAATCAGGAGGTTTTACGCACGGAGCTCCTGGTGACTTCCACTGACCTGAAGAACAcactgtgacattttttttttttttttttatcagttgttgtgtattttttttttttttttttttgtccgtgtCGCCGTGATAAGACAATGTGGGGGTTTCAGAGGTCGCGGTATGCAGACTGCAACGGCTCCGAAGCCAGTGAGGAGACGGAGATTGTTGTCAACATTGGCGGAGTCAAACAGGTGCTGTACGGGGACGTGCTGACTCGGTACCCGGACACCCGTTTGGCTGAACTGGTGGACTGTTCGCTCAGGACTTCGGAAGAAATATTATCATTATGCGACGACTATGACCCTGAAACAGAAGAATTTTATTTTGACAGAGACCCCGAAGCTTTTAAGTGTATAATTGAGCTGTATTATTATGGAGAGATCCACATGAAAAGAGGCATCTGTCCGATTTGTTTCATGAAGGAGATGGAGTTCTGGAAAATCGGTCCGGATTTTCTGGATGAATGCTGTAAGGGCCATCTGAAGGAGGTAGAGGATGAACTTGCGGAGATTGCCGAAAAAGTGAGAACTATCCTGGTGGACCGAGAGGGGGATCCGTCTGCAGGAGGCTGGCAGCGCTTCCAGATCTGCCTTTGGAGACTGATGGAGAAGCCGGAGTCCTCCCTGCCTGCGCACATCATTGCTATAGTTTCTTTCATCTTCATCCTCGTCTCTTCTGTGGTCATGTGCGTGGGGACCATCCCCGACCTGCAGGTGGAAGACTCAGAGGGTCACCTGACAGAACACCCCACTCTGGAGGTCATTGAAACGGTGTGCATCGGCTGGTTCACTATTGAATACGTCCTGCGTCTGATCTCCTCTCCTAATAAAATCAAATTCGTTctggcttttatgaacatcatcgACTTCATGGCGATCATGCCCTTCTTCGTGGTGCTGATTCTGACCTCCTTCGGTGCAGGGGTGATGGAGCTGGCTAATGTGCAGCAGGCAGTACAGGCTTTACGCATAATGCGCATTGCGCGTATTTTCAAGCTGGCACGCCATTCCTCTGGACTCCAGACTCTGACATCTGCCCTGAAAAGCAGCTTCAAAGAACTGGGACTGCTGCTCATgtacatgggggtgggggtgttcctTTTCTCCGCACTGGGCTACACTATGGAGCAGAACCACCCGGACACCCTGTTCACCAGCATCCCCCAGTCCTTCTGGTGGGCTGTGATCACCATGACCACAGTTGGATATGGAGACGTTTACCCCAAAACCACTTTAGGTCGGTGTAACGCTGCCATCAGCTTCTTATGTGGGGTGATCGCTATAGCTCTACCCATACACCCCATCATCAACAATTTTGTCATGTTCTACAACAAGCAACAGGTGCTGGAGACCGCAGCCAAGCATGAGATTGAACTAATGGCGCTGCGCTCTGGTGATGGAGAGCTGAAGGCTGCACCAGACTCACACAAACATGTTTGCGGCGCAGGGGTGTGGGACAACACCATGCGTTCATGTCACAGCGACACTTACATCCCCTTACTGAAGGATCCCAGGGGAGGGGCAGGGATCCAGAGTCCCAGCATGGACACCAGCTTTGAAAGCACAGCCGAGGCCACCgaatattttatttcatgaacACCCAAGACTGTGCGTCATTGGAAAacatcacccaaaaaaaaaaaaaaaaaaaaaagacacaaaaacgtACATTTACTCATGATTATAGACTTGTTCAAACTTAATCCGAACAATGCAGGGTTAACTAGAACACAGACTGGGGGACATGACTGTAAATAGTCTCGGAGCGCAGTAATGTTCTCCAAGGacctgatgctttttttttttttttttttttgagtaatcgCGCCTATTAAAGGGACATGTGTGTTAGATATTGACTTGATGAGCTGCTCCTTTGCGCAGTGAGTCTCTGTAGACTGAGGGCTTCTGTTTGAACAGCCAGTACACACCGATTCCCCCATGGACTGTAGGGTTATTATATAACACCCCCCCTTCCCCATTCACACTCATACTGTAGAAACACTGTAGCTTATTCCTCTGTACAAAAAATATATCATCgcaatgaatgtttttattctaaaaaaaaagaagaaaaaaaaagattgttagCTCTTTATGGAGctttaaggacaaaaaaaaacaaaaacaaacaaacaaacaaaaaaactgcagtcATCCcataggacaggggtgtcaaacatgcggcccaggggccaaatgtgtcccgccaaagggtccagttcggtccctgggatgtttttgccaagtgcaaaaattccacattcttgaattgaattaagcaaaaaaattttttagcttgaattaaggaaaaaatcttgaattaagccaaaagaaaatcttcaattaagtaaaaaaaaaaaaaaaatcttcagttaagccaaaaaaaaaagtctcaaatttagcaaaaaatcttgaattaaacccagaaaaaaatcttcaattaagtaaaaaaaaaaaaaaaaaaaaaaaaaaaatcttgaattaagccaaaaaacaaaaatcttcaattaagtaaaaaaaaaaaaaaaaaaaaaatcttgaataaagccaaaaaacaaaaaccttcaattaagtaaaaaaaaaaaataaaaatcttgaattaagccaaaaaacaaaaaccttcaattaagtaaaaaaaaaaaaaaaaaaaaaaaaatcttgaattaagccaaaaaacaaaagtcttcagttaaattaaaaaaaattgaattcagcaaaaaaaaaaaaaaaacttcaattaagtaaaaaaaatcttgaattaacaagttattttttttttcttgttttagtgcaaaaaataatattaaattatgaaaatatttacattataaactatcctgaaacaataaaatgtgaataacctgaacgaatacgaacaacctgaaatgtctgaagaaaattaagcacaattttaataatttttctgcctgttccttagtgtttagtgtctttgtagatctgatccataatgcacacgtagaaatgataagttgaggaataatattactaaaattgcactaaattttcttatgttttttaatttaaatttaaattttttcagttttttttttggatagtttataaaagtaagtcttttcataatttaatgtttattttttttacactaaaactaagacaaaaatctggagttgtcattatttataggttattctgttattatttttctggttcggcccacttcagatcaaatttagctgaatatggaactgaactaaaatgagtttgacgcccctgctataGGATAAAAAGAGTTTATAGGCATTACAGCACAGTGGGTGTGTTTAGTTGTGATAAGGAGTTAGAGTGTGATAAATTTGAGTTGAAATACTCCTCAGCACCACAGATCCATTTCAGAGTATGTGGTCGTGCAAACACAACATATCATCCAAACTGTCTGTAGTGTTTCTGTTTCGGTCAGTTCTCTGGCATTAGTGTAAATTCTGTAAATGTAACTGACACTATATGATTGTGAGGTAACATATCAGATAGATCAGAAAAGGGGCTGGAATGTTAAAAGCTGCAGCCGCGACAGTGGGTCGCAGCTCATGTAACCGACAGCCGGACCTCAGCAGCTTCTTTGGCTGCAGGATGTGATTCTGTAATGGGTTTAAATTTTGCAGCAGCTGTCACCACCCTGGTTTCTCCCTGGAGGTGCAGTGGAATACCTTGACCAACAAGCTTTTGGGTAAGAGCAACAGGCTGGAGAtcaaacacaaatatacaaagtgtgtaaaaaaacaactatacattttgaaatatCACCCCCAGTTCtggatttgataatttttggaattttcttttatggatgtcagtaggtaggggattggtggatatttgtccaaatttacagacccaggttttcatgcatgagtgagcagaggcaaactgcactgtaaaaaaaatcctgttgtttttacgggaaaaaaaactggcagctgtggtttccagaacaatactgtaaaaaacagatccaactgtaaacatatttacggagtaacatgtagatttaacattttaaacacgtagatttaacatttgaaacatgtagatttaacatttgaaacatgtagatttaacagtttaaacatgtagatttaacagtttaaacacgtagatttaacatttgaaacatgaagatttaacagtttaaacatgtagatttaacatttgaaacatgtagatttaacagtttaaacatgtagatttaacagtttaaacatgtagatttaacagtttaaacacgtagatttaacatttgaaacatgtagatttaacatttgaaacatgaagatttaacagtttaaacatgtagatttaacatttgaaacatgtagatttaacattttaaacatgtagatttaacatttgaaacatgtagatttaacatttgaaacatgaagatttaacagtttaaacatgtagatttaacatttgaaacatgtagatttaacagtttaaacatgtagatttaacattttaaacacgtagatttaacatttgaaacatgtagatttaacatttgaaacatgaagatttaacagtttaaacatgtagatttaacatttgaaacatgtagatttaacagtttaaacatgtagatttaacattttaaacacgtagatttaacattttaaacacgtagatttaacagtttaaacacgtagatttaacagtttaaacatgtagatttaacattttaaacatgtagctttaacattttaaacatttaaatttaacattttaaacacgtagatttaacagtttaaacatgtagatttaacattttaaacatgtatatttaacattttaaacatgtagatttaacagtttaaacacgtagatttaacattttaaacatgtagatttaatattttaaacatgtatatttaacattttaaacatttaaatttaacattttaaacatgtatatttaacattttaaacatgtagatttaatattttaaacatgtagatttaacagtttaaacatgtagatttaacagtttaaacatgtagatttaacactggatttaaatggtaaaaagactgcacttatttaacacattttctccaccttcatggtgtccaaagcactttccaaaaccaccaggtccaactgggaccagtttagggttcagtgtcttccatggacacttggacatatggacagtcagagccaggattcaaaccaacaaccctttggttattggacgagccgctctaccaactctaccaacccattaatgtacaaatttaaaatgttacattgttaaatgtttactttttttttttaaataacttttttatttaaaaaaaagcaaatatgccgttatttcaacaataaaacaataaaaatccatcatttctacatacaaatctggttttgttcacatactcttctaaaaactacagctatatttgattcaatcattaacacaaattttttttttcaaataagcaactttgcattgtattgtcacttacagtttttttaatgttgcaattttacaactttttggtgttaattctacagtcattttttatccaagttaaaactggtttgtgcaaagtagcggtgggatttaaatccaatcaaaggtcatgggtcaacttgtttaggcctgaaaatgtcactgaggacaggccaagttagggttagggtgagggtaCTAAACAACaacctaaacaagttgaattacctttgaaaggcaggaacagctgccatggggaaagaaatgaagctgacatggtggccaaagtgttaatgctgtaacctgacagtttagtggaaaacaagatggatgcccattgtcccctcccatgacctttgattggatttaaatcccaccgccatgtcgcacaaaccagtttttacTTGGATTGCACAGTTTTGcctctgctcactcatgcatgaaaacctgggtctgtaaatttggacaaatatccaccaaccccccacctactgacgtccataaaagaaaataacaaaaatcatCAAATGCGGAGcatggggtaatttttcaaaatgtatagtttttctttatacaccctgtataactcCAAAGCTCatgttaataaaatataaaacctgTCATAAAGTATAGTGGGACTTTCAGTAATTAATCCTGATTTATATATTAACAGAGCTAGAAGTTTATCCAAATAACTCAGAGTACTAATGGGGCTGTGCTTGTAAAACTTGTCTTAATACATAACTGCTCTCACATTTTGATTAAACCTGAAGAGTGAATACATTTGCACAGCAGCCccgggtattaaaaaaaaaacaacaactctctTTTGACCTAATGGATGCTATTTTAAGGTTCGATTTTCGACAACTTGAAAGGTCCTGCAGTTTTAACTCCTACACCGTCAGTTTGAGTGACATAAAACTTTCTGAAGTCCTAGGAAATTATATTCACAGACACAGTGGGGGAACTGGGATTAAAATCTGACATGTTTAATTTGAACGTCATGTCtcgggctgattttttttttttttttttttttttttgcacccttTGGGGGGGATTCATGTAAAGACTGATTTGCTATGTCCAGTCTTATTTTGTGAAATGAGCATAATGACTTGAAATACTTTGTGTACAACAGTAACGATGGCTTTTCCACCAAAGACGAGGAACATACAGTATTTAAACACACAGAGGACAGAAGGGCATTAACAGTAGCAGGTAACCTGACAGTGACAGTGACAGTGAAAGCGAGTAGAGGGGACTGAAGGACAGGTGCTGTTATAATAGTTATAATAAAGATTCAACTTCAACTGACTCGACTGGGGGTTACATTttcatatcggctaaaatttgcttagaggtcttatttctgtctttgtgcataagaaatcaatataagtgaatccccaaaggaactttgtgttggtaaatgtaagttctgcaaattgacaggatttcagttctgttcaacatgctgatggtcatatgaactatgttttcagctcaaaaatgtccaatttcatcacaattaatgctatatttttatgtcacaaatggccaagttatattttaactgaatttacctgaaaaacaaatattctgttcttttagattccccaatttttcttaccggattatatcctacatatcacatgttttatttttacaggttcaatatggagtatggtgctgatccatcctgcttatgttacgcaattacatacattaagaatgtcacatgtcagtttttaaatcaacagttttctaataataagcatttttataaagaaataacaattctatattgttatttactctttagtatgatgataaactatacaataaataattctgatcctagtttttgcacagggatcatttgtggaaacggtgacatggctgccgagcatcagtatgatgggatctgtaacaaccatgtcacatccgtccacggccacattttgtgtttttgtgtcagctgttattgttttagatccacaatactaacatttatgaataagaggagaattagcaatagtaagtatataagtttattactaataaagtactggtactgaccagagcatcatgggtaatgtcacgtccgtccaccagcaaaagttttcacatacacgtgctattcaaaatccaatatttctgaaaatagagcttccactgtcaaataatatcagcagtctgtgcacaaatggattagcattatttcaacacagttctatgcatttcttacaactttttttttgccaaaaatggccactcatttgaccctctaagtaaattttagccaacatGTATCTAAAGTTTTCTCCATGATCgagactttttcttcaatttgccTGAACATCTCTGTCACCGTGACAACAGATGAATGTTTTTGATGCAGACGACGGCAAGTGCATACTTTGTTATAGACTGTACGTATAGGCaagaatgtaattttacatttttttttctatttgactTGAAAATACAGGTGTTATGTCGGTTCGAATTATGTTAGAATGCTGTATGACCTGATGGGGGAGCTAAAAGTAAATGTCAAAGTCTACAATTTGAgctactgtctttattattattattattattattattattattattgctgcacATTTGATGGATTTATTTAAGGTGATGCATCTTATTTCTGTATACAGACCGGGTGTTTGCATCATTCCTGCTCTGGTTATTAGTAAGAGGGCAGTGATTCAGTATTTGCTTCCGCCGgtgatgcttgtttttttttttttgtttttttttctataactgGGAATAAGTTATGCAGCCTGAAAGAGATATCATGAAGGAGGTCAGTGAGGACTGTGCAGGCTGTCCACCCACATGTGTCCTATACAGGACTGTGCTATCTCTGCCGGCCAGCAGCAGATTCACACATGTCAAAGCCCGGGAGAAAGGCCTTTGTATATGCTGACAGGTGGAACTGGAATGTCAAAGACGTTGCATTGTGTAATGGAACAATGTTCTTCCAGCGGATGCACATGCAAATACACATGCACCTTCACGTTCAAATTTAGCTTTACAAGCGCACACGCTGGCATATACAAACATCGCCCTCCTCTCCGCCGCCTAcctacaagtacacacaaataattgcacacatacacacacacatacaaatacactcCTTCGTCCATATCCCTGCAGCTTGTGTGATCTACTCTACAGTCACCTGCTGCGTTCCCCTGGCTAATCACCAATTTTTACACCCACATGTTGGTCATCTGTGTCACTCAGTGGGTGTGTAGAATTAGAGGCATTCCTGAACCATTTAGACAAAATTGTTCCCATTATCCTTTCAGTGAAATAGTCACAAACTACTGGGAGGATTTTTTTATGCtatagctcaggggtgtcaaactcattttagttcagttccatatttgatctgcagtgggccggaccagaaaaataataacataataacctataaataatgacaactctaaatttttgtctttgttttagtgtaaaaaaaaaaaaaaaaaaaaagattaaattattAAACTACTTTTcttttataaattattaaaaaataaaagaaactgaaaaaactgaaatttaaattaaaaaacgtaagagaAGTtcatgcaaatttaacaatattattcctcaacttctcatttgtccatgtgcattatggatcagatctacaaagacactaaacactgaagaacaagcagaaaaatagttaaaattgtgctgaattttctttagacatttcaggttgttcatatttgttcagattattcacattttattgttacaggatagtgtgtaaattcaaatattttcataatttaatgttattttttgcactaaaacaaagaaaaaaaaaaggttaattctagatttttgttggcttaattcaagatttttttttaacttaattgaagaa
It contains:
- the LOC115414608 gene encoding potassium voltage-gated channel subfamily F member 1-like, yielding MWGFQRSRYADCNGSEASEETEIVVNIGGVKQVLYGDVLTRYPDTRLAELVDCSLRTSEEILSLCDDYDPETEEFYFDRDPEAFKCIIELYYYGEIHMKRGICPICFMKEMEFWKIGPDFLDECCKGHLKEVEDELAEIAEKVRTILVDREGDPSAGGWQRFQICLWRLMEKPESSLPAHIIAIVSFIFILVSSVVMCVGTIPDLQVEDSEGHLTEHPTLEVIETVCIGWFTIEYVLRLISSPNKIKFVLAFMNIIDFMAIMPFFVVLILTSFGAGVMELANVQQAVQALRIMRIARIFKLARHSSGLQTLTSALKSSFKELGLLLMYMGVGVFLFSALGYTMEQNHPDTLFTSIPQSFWWAVITMTTVGYGDVYPKTTLGRCNAAISFLCGVIAIALPIHPIINNFVMFYNKQQVLETAAKHEIELMALRSGDGELKAAPDSHKHVCGAGVWDNTMRSCHSDTYIPLLKDPRGGAGIQSPSMDTSFESTAEATEYFIS